The proteins below are encoded in one region of Alosa sapidissima isolate fAloSap1 chromosome 24, fAloSap1.pri, whole genome shotgun sequence:
- the g6pc3 gene encoding glucose-6-phosphatase 3: MDAVHTQGIWIAESLQLSTKQYEHIWLFASHMGDPKAAFLLIFPLTYFVSRQTGVAVVWVAAISEWLNLVFKWILFGERPYWWIKESGLFEKNPPQLQQFPSTCETGPGSPSGHAMITGAVWWVLASTLASEIHTRTGSKVVASLPYLIYVLLLAVIGLSRIFILAHFPHQVIAGFLTGIVLGVYLSRSIPKSQSLLFYLRISMGILVGTLVLHTALEKAGIPLSWSVALAKKWCAHAEWVRLDTNPFSSIVRASGALTGLGLAQSWKPGGWSLSWAPRALCVALSAMALHHINRVNLPMDYPALFYTLFFVKYTLVPQVVILFIPGVVHFLTAKAKRD, translated from the exons ATGGATGCCGTTCATACCCAGGGTATTTGGATAGCAGAGTCCTTGCAGCTGTCAACGAAACAATATGAGCACATATGGCTCTTCGCCTCTCACATGGGTGACCCGAAAGCAGCGTTCTTGTTGATATTTCCTCTGACTTACTTCGTCAGCCGACAAACTGGCGTAGCCGTGGTCTGGGTTGCTGCTATATCGGAATGGCTCAACCTGGTGTTCAAATG GATTCTTTTCGGAGAACGGCCATACTGGTGGATAAAGGAGTCCGGCCTGTTTGAGAAGAACCCGCCTCAGCTACAGCAGTTTCCCTCTACCTGCGAAACTGGACCAG GTAGTCCCTCGGGGCACGCGATGATCACAGGAGCAGTGTGGTGGGTGTTGGCATCCACCTTGGCCTCAGAAATACACACTCGGACAGGCAG TAAGGTGGTGGCTAGTTTGCCATACTTGATCTACGTCTTGCTGCTTGCGGTCATTGGCCTCTCTCGGATCTTCATACTGGCCCATTTTCCCCACCAGGTCATTGCTGGGTTCCTGACCG GTATTGTTCTTGGGGTCTACCTGAGTCGCTCCATTCCGAAATCCCAGTCCTTGCTCTTCTACCTTCGCATTAGCATGGGAATACTGGTGGGAACACTGGTACTCCACACCGCCCTGGAGAAGGCCGGAATCCCATTGTCCTG GTCAGTGGCACTGGCGAAAAAATGGTGTGCTCACGCTGAATGGGTTCGCCTGGACACCAACCCTTTCTCCTCCATCGTGCGGGCCAGTGGGGCCTTGACAGGCCTGGGGCTTGCCCAGTCCTGGAAGCCTGGCGGATGGAGCCTCTCCTGGGCCCCGCGGGCTCTCTGCGTGGCCCTCTCAGCCATGGCCCTCCACCACATCAACCGCGTTAACCTCCCCATGGACTACCCCGCCCTCTTCTACACGCTCTTCTTCGTCAAATACACCCTCGTGCCTCAAGTGGTCATTCTTTTCATCCCTGGCGTCGTCCATTTCCTCACCGCCAAAGCCAAGAGGGATTGA